The Syntrophus gentianae genomic sequence GGCGCAGAGTAAAATGGCGGAAATCGAATCAGCGAAGGAAATGCCCCTTTCGGATCGCGGGAATTTCACTGGAGATTATTCTCAGTATGCCTGGCAGGTCACCGTCAGTGAAATTGACTTCGCTACCTTGCAAAAGGTGGAGGTAACGGTGAGGAACACCCTTTCCGATAAATCGGCGGGCTATTGCCTCTCGAGTTTCCAGTACAGGGATGAAAAATCTTGAGACTCTTATTTGAAAAGACAGGGACTGCAGAAATTGGAGAAGCAGGATTCACCCTTTTTGAGATCCTGGTGGCCCTTTTTATTCTCTCCATTGTATTTTCCAGCCTCTTTGCGTCCTATACGGGGACATTGAAGATGACACGGGAATGGGAAGGCACGGGACAGGCCTACAGCATGGCCCGGTGCGCCATCGACCGCATGCTTCGAGATCTTGATTCCACTTATCCGAATGGACAGTCAAGCCCCTTTGTCCTGGAGCCGGAAACCATCAAGGAAAAGACCTTTCCCCGTTTAAGCTTCTATACGTGCAATCGGACAAATCCGGACGGGAGTGAAACGCCCTCAGCGGGAATCAGCCGGATCACCTATGCCGTCAGGGAGGATGCGGACACCGGAGGCTACGAACTCGCCCGAACCGAGTCATCGGACACAGGCGCAGAATCCACGGCGTCGGATTCTGTGATCTGCCGGGGCCTTTCCGACCTCACTTTTCGGTTCTATGACCGTGACGGCCAGGAAATATCCGAGGCCCTCGGCTCGGCTGGTTCCAACAGCCGGCCCGCGAGTGTCGTTCTGGAACTCACCCTGGTCAATCCACGGGAAGGCAGCAAACCCTTTCACTTTATGACACGGGTCTATCCGGCCAATCTTGCTTCTCAGGAGTCCTGAACATGGCAATTTCTCTTAAAAAACGTGGCGAACGCGGCATTGTCCTGATTGTTGTTCTGTGCATGACCTCCGTTATGGTGGGGGCTTCCGTCCAGATGATCTCCCATACCCGGAGGGAAATAGCGGAAACGGCCGATCTCGGGGACGGCCTGCGTGCCTTGTATCTTGCCCGGTCGGGAGTCGCTTTCAGCAAGGCCCTCCTCAACTCCGAGGACCATGATTATGACGGGCTGAATTCTTCCTGGGCGGATGCCGAAAGCATTTCGGCCCGCTTCAATGACCTCTTCATGGAAGGTCAAAGTTCCATTGTGCTTGAAGACGAAACGGGAAAAATCCCGATTAATTTCCTGATCAACAAAGATGGCAGCGTCAACAAGGTACTCCGGGACATGCTGGTGCGCCTGCTTGCCCAGCCGGAATGGAACCTTCAGGAAGAGCAGCGGCAGGAGATCGTCGCCAAACTGCAAGGCTGGATGGCCAGCAATGCATCCGGTTCGGGCAGTTCAGGTTCACAAAAGACCAATTCTGCAGCAGACAGAAAAGGGCCGTTTCAATTTCCGGAAGAGATTCTCAAGACCGGAGCCATAACGAAGGATCTTCTGTACGGAACAGCCGCTCAGCCGGGTTTGAACGCTTACATCACCCTTTACGGCAAGGGGAAGATGAATATCAATACCGCGCCCAAACCCGTTCTGAAGGCCCTTTTCCCGGGCATATCCGAGACGAACCTGGAGCAGATGGACGAATACCGATTAACGGAACAGGAAAAGCTCAGCGATCCGACCTGGTATCGACATATTATCGGGACATCGGGCCTGAATCCGGCATCGGATCT encodes the following:
- a CDS encoding type II secretion system protein, with amino-acid sequence MRLLFEKTGTAEIGEAGFTLFEILVALFILSIVFSSLFASYTGTLKMTREWEGTGQAYSMARCAIDRMLRDLDSTYPNGQSSPFVLEPETIKEKTFPRLSFYTCNRTNPDGSETPSAGISRITYAVREDADTGGYELARTESSDTGAESTASDSVICRGLSDLTFRFYDRDGQEISEALGSAGSNSRPASVVLELTLVNPREGSKPFHFMTRVYPANLASQES
- a CDS encoding type II secretion system protein GspI, whose product is MKNNERNQGGFTLIEIMIALTVLALVVAAVAQALAQSLALAHRIKEETTLSLLAQSKMAEIESAKEMPLSDRGNFTGDYSQYAWQVTVSEIDFATLQKVEVTVRNTLSDKSAGYCLSSFQYRDEKS
- a CDS encoding general secretion pathway protein GspK translates to MAISLKKRGERGIVLIVVLCMTSVMVGASVQMISHTRREIAETADLGDGLRALYLARSGVAFSKALLNSEDHDYDGLNSSWADAESISARFNDLFMEGQSSIVLEDETGKIPINFLINKDGSVNKVLRDMLVRLLAQPEWNLQEEQRQEIVAKLQGWMASNASGSGSSGSQKTNSAADRKGPFQFPEEILKTGAITKDLLYGTAAQPGLNAYITLYGKGKMNINTAPKPVLKALFPGISETNLEQMDEYRLTEQEKLSDPTWYRHIIGTSGLNPASDLITIKSEAFRISSTGMLKGCRRTVTGILEKDGKTEKFKLRVLMMN